Proteins from a genomic interval of Nerophis lumbriciformis linkage group LG01, RoL_Nlum_v2.1, whole genome shotgun sequence:
- the ctnnbip1 gene encoding beta-catenin-interacting protein 1 — protein sequence MNREEAPGKSPEDMYIQQKVRVLLMLKKMGSNLTPSEEAFLRNYAGVVHSQMSQLPQHSIDQGAEDVVMAFSRSETEDRR from the exons ATGAACCGCGAGGAGGCCCCGGGGAAGTCTCCTGAAGACATGTACATCCAGCAGAAAGTGCGGGTCCTGCTCATGCTTAAGAAAATGGGATCAAAT CTTACGCCAAGTGAAGAGGCTTTTCTAAGGAATTATGCAGGCGTGGTCCACAGTCAGATGAGCCAGCTACCACAGCACAGCATTGATCAGG GTGCGGAGGACGTGGTGATGGCCTTCTCGCGGTCAGAGACGGAGGATCGACGATAG